From one Streptomyces sp. NBC_01478 genomic stretch:
- a CDS encoding LLM class F420-dependent oxidoreductase, with protein sequence MRLGLALGYWGRGPSADHVPLALEAERLGYDSVWTAESWGSDAFTPLTWIAAQTSTIRLGTAVAQMAARSPTTTAMHALTLDHLSGGRVLLGLGLSGPQVVEGWYGRPFPKSPLTATREYVEVVRQVLRREAPVEVAGRFHAHPYRGADGTGLGKALKSITHPLRSDLPILLGAEGPKNVAQTAEIADGWLPLYWSPSRPEVYGTTVFRDDFLVAPMAQVKVCDDVAEGLLPVKMMLGFYIGGMGHAARNFHADLMARMGYEEEARRIQELFLAGRREEAVLAVPDAFADEISLVGPRERIAEKLELWRKGPVTDLLALAPDPHTLRVLAELNS encoded by the coding sequence ATGCGGCTCGGTCTCGCACTCGGGTACTGGGGGCGCGGGCCCTCCGCCGACCATGTGCCGCTGGCGCTGGAGGCCGAGCGGCTCGGGTACGACTCCGTGTGGACGGCCGAGTCGTGGGGCTCCGACGCCTTCACTCCCCTCACCTGGATCGCGGCGCAGACCTCAACGATCAGACTGGGCACGGCCGTTGCGCAGATGGCGGCCCGCTCGCCGACCACCACCGCGATGCACGCGCTCACCCTCGACCATCTCTCCGGCGGGCGCGTGCTGCTCGGGCTCGGGCTGTCGGGGCCGCAGGTGGTGGAGGGGTGGTACGGGCGGCCGTTCCCCAAGTCGCCGCTCACCGCGACCCGGGAGTACGTCGAGGTCGTACGGCAGGTGCTGCGGCGGGAGGCGCCGGTCGAGGTGGCCGGGCGGTTCCACGCGCATCCGTACCGGGGCGCGGACGGGACCGGGCTCGGCAAGGCGCTCAAGTCCATCACCCACCCGCTCCGTTCCGACCTGCCGATCCTGCTCGGTGCGGAGGGGCCGAAGAACGTGGCGCAGACGGCGGAGATCGCGGACGGATGGCTGCCGTTGTACTGGTCGCCGAGCCGCCCGGAGGTCTACGGGACGACGGTCTTCCGCGACGACTTCCTCGTCGCGCCCATGGCGCAGGTGAAGGTCTGCGACGACGTCGCCGAAGGCCTCCTCCCCGTGAAGATGATGCTCGGCTTCTACATCGGGGGGATGGGGCACGCGGCCCGTAACTTCCACGCCGATCTGATGGCGCGTATGGGGTACGAGGAAGAGGCCCGGCGGATACAGGAGTTGTTCCTCGCGGGGCGCCGGGAGGAGGCCGTGCTCGCGGTGCCGGACGCGTTCGCGGACGAGATCTCGCTCGTGGGCCCGCGTGAACGGATCGCGGAGAAGCTGGAGTTGTGGCGCAAGGGCCCGGTGACGGATCTGCTGGCCCTTGCGCCCGACCCGCACACGCTGCGGGTGCTGGCGGAGCTGAACTCCTAG
- a CDS encoding prenyltransferase yields the protein MTTPRTEHLVLPGVLTAEQAAATVAGILAVQREDGAIPWFRGHHLDPWDHTEAAMALDAAGEHEAADRAYTWLARHQNEDGSWYAAYADGDAHDVTDRGRETNFVAYIAVGVWHHYLATGDDTFLDRLWPTVFAAVEFVLRLQQPGGQIGWKREDDGTDTTDALLTGSSSIHQALRCALAIAEQREEPQPDWELAVGALRHAIRRHPERFLDKGRYSMDWYYPVLGGALTGTEAKSRVEDGWSRFVVPDLGVRCVVPNPWVTGGESAELALALWVLGESDRALEILQSIRHLRDAETGLYWTGYVFDDDAVWPRELTTWTAGSLLLAVAALGGHDATCAVFGAEHLPLGLDPDCC from the coding sequence GTGACCACTCCCCGGACAGAACACCTCGTCCTGCCCGGGGTCCTCACCGCGGAGCAGGCCGCCGCGACCGTCGCCGGCATCCTCGCCGTGCAGCGGGAGGACGGGGCGATCCCGTGGTTCCGGGGCCATCACCTCGACCCGTGGGACCACACCGAGGCCGCGATGGCGCTCGACGCGGCGGGCGAGCACGAGGCCGCCGACCGGGCGTACACCTGGCTCGCCCGGCACCAGAACGAGGACGGCTCCTGGTACGCGGCCTACGCCGACGGAGACGCGCACGACGTCACCGACCGGGGCCGCGAGACCAACTTCGTCGCCTACATAGCCGTAGGCGTGTGGCACCACTACCTCGCGACCGGCGACGACACGTTCCTGGACCGGCTGTGGCCCACGGTGTTCGCGGCGGTCGAGTTCGTGCTGCGGCTTCAGCAGCCGGGCGGGCAGATCGGCTGGAAGCGCGAGGACGACGGCACGGACACGACGGACGCGCTCCTCACCGGTTCCTCCTCGATCCACCAGGCGCTGCGCTGCGCGCTCGCGATCGCCGAACAGCGTGAAGAGCCGCAGCCGGACTGGGAGTTGGCGGTCGGCGCGCTACGGCACGCGATCCGGCGGCATCCGGAACGGTTCCTGGACAAAGGCCGTTACTCGATGGACTGGTACTACCCGGTCCTGGGCGGCGCGTTGACCGGCACGGAGGCCAAGTCCCGGGTGGAGGACGGCTGGAGCCGGTTCGTCGTGCCCGATCTCGGGGTGCGGTGTGTCGTCCCCAACCCGTGGGTGACGGGTGGCGAGTCCGCCGAACTCGCCCTGGCGCTGTGGGTGTTGGGGGAGTCCGACCGTGCGTTGGAGATCCTCCAGTCGATCCGGCATCTGCGCGATGCGGAGACCGGGCTGTACTGGACGGGGTATGTCTTCGACGACGACGCGGTGTGGCCGCGTGAGTTGACCACGTGGACTGCCGGGTCGTTGCTGCTTGCGGTGGCGGCGCTGGGGGGCCATGACGCGACGTGCGCGGTCTTCGGGGCCGAGCACTTGCCGTTGGGGCTGGATCCGGATTGTTGTTGA